From the Clostridium sp. Marseille-P299 genome, one window contains:
- a CDS encoding radical SAM protein, giving the protein MAEKKLNGTVIVTYRCNARCSMCNRYKAPSRPEEEISIETIKKLPPMYFTNITGGEPFIRTDLKEIVRELYKKSERIVISTNGFFTDRIVDLCKEFPQIGIRISIEGLEKTNNEIRGLDNGFQRGYGTLKKLREMGMNDVGFGMTVQDTNASDLVPLYKLSAEMEMEFATASLHNSFYFVEAKNIIHDRPMVAQNFENLVNELLRSNSPKKWFRAYFNHGLINYIYGQKRLLPCDMSFDTFFIDPYGDVMPCNGTKDKEVMGNLKTQSWNELWTSPEAENVRAKVRRCDRDCWMIGSVSPAMHKYIWKPAWWVFKHKFLFFWKKKKYSMYELPIVRDYRDGKVTKEQLDKCSTCDMNCIVNNGLSEASKEQLKYKTGEEIVDADITLQLKNK; this is encoded by the coding sequence ATGGCTGAAAAAAAATTAAATGGTACTGTTATTGTGACTTATCGTTGCAACGCACGTTGCTCTATGTGTAACAGATATAAAGCTCCGTCTAGGCCGGAAGAAGAGATCTCTATCGAAACGATTAAAAAATTGCCACCGATGTATTTTACCAATATAACCGGTGGTGAGCCGTTCATCCGTACTGATTTGAAGGAAATTGTTCGTGAACTCTACAAGAAGAGTGAACGTATTGTTATTTCCACAAATGGCTTCTTTACGGATCGTATTGTGGATCTCTGTAAAGAATTTCCCCAGATTGGTATCCGTATTTCTATTGAAGGTCTGGAAAAGACAAACAATGAAATACGTGGGCTAGATAATGGTTTCCAGCGTGGCTATGGCACATTGAAAAAGCTCCGCGAAATGGGTATGAATGATGTCGGCTTCGGCATGACTGTTCAGGACACGAATGCATCTGACCTTGTTCCGTTATACAAACTTTCTGCTGAAATGGAAATGGAATTTGCTACGGCATCCTTACACAACAGTTTCTATTTTGTAGAGGCTAAGAACATCATTCATGACCGCCCTATGGTTGCACAGAACTTTGAAAACTTGGTCAATGAATTACTGAGATCCAACAGTCCGAAAAAATGGTTTCGTGCGTATTTCAATCATGGTCTTATCAACTATATCTACGGTCAGAAACGTTTACTTCCTTGCGACATGAGCTTTGATACTTTCTTCATTGATCCTTATGGTGATGTTATGCCTTGTAACGGAACCAAAGACAAGGAAGTTATGGGTAACCTGAAGACTCAGTCTTGGAACGAGCTTTGGACTAGTCCTGAGGCAGAAAATGTTCGAGCAAAAGTACGTCGCTGTGATCGTGATTGTTGGATGATTGGCTCTGTTTCTCCAGCGATGCATAAGTACATTTGGAAACCAGCGTGGTGGGTTTTTAAGCATAAGTTCCTGTTCTTCTGGAAAAAGAAAAAGTACAGCATGTATGAACTCCCGATTGTTCGTGATTATCGAGACGGAAAGGTAACGAAAGAACAATTAGATAAGTGCAGTACATGTGATATGAATTGTATAGTTAATAATGGTCTAAGTGAAGCGTCAAAAGAGCAACTTAAGTATAAGACTGGTGAAGAAATTGTTGACGCAGATATAACATTACAGTTGAAAAATAAGTAA